A genomic window from Herbiconiux aconitum includes:
- a CDS encoding YhgE/Pip domain-containing protein, whose translation MTSLSSLVRRGDTGSLTPVARRVAIVLAVLTPLLIAGVAVTALVSPTQSAAAPSGPALPAAVVNQDVMVDVPQSDGTTTPVLAGKLLVSELTSGTSGQGFTWNVTDASTAAGGLKSGQYAAVVTIPSNFSASYVSISGTSPVQAELQVQTNGANSYVTEMLASALSTNLQAALSTQATKQFVTTTLGAFTTLNGSIGQAASAASELAGGADQLTTGAGQLATGLATAATGGAELNTGAQALAGGLNEISTATADLPEYADLLAEGTAGVSSGITFLKGRLADETVNSYGIDQSQKDLESTIAALRSEVAGGLPTDEIVRRLDRIELDAAGIRVRSFGVTLGLGLDALGVTALEGASNQVSAGAAQFAADIPQLTDGISQASSGATQLAAGTAGLSDGLNQLSAGAAQLTPGAAQLASGTHQLADGLQQATDQIPTYTTAQEDTISTVVANPVVTEQSDIAALPSPAAAIAAVAVPMALWIGAFAIYLLLTPFTRRGLASTASTFRVVVGSLWPAVVLGLVQAAVVATVLFFVGAHPAHVAGSILFSLFMSFAFVTLHQGLVALFGQAGRLLSLGLVVVQIAAAAVIIPNGLSSPLYTGLSSLLPLSHAITGMQALIGGGSLAVVAQEAVVLLVFAAIGLALSLIAVTRHRSRSLVQIVPLAPSPVAT comes from the coding sequence ATGACGAGCCTGTCTTCCCTGGTGCGCCGCGGCGACACCGGATCCTTGACCCCCGTTGCCCGGCGCGTCGCCATCGTGCTCGCCGTGCTCACACCGCTGCTGATCGCCGGCGTGGCGGTGACCGCCCTGGTCTCGCCGACGCAGTCGGCCGCCGCGCCCTCCGGCCCAGCACTTCCGGCCGCCGTGGTGAATCAAGACGTCATGGTCGACGTGCCGCAGAGCGACGGCACGACCACACCGGTGCTCGCCGGCAAGCTGCTGGTGAGCGAGCTGACCTCCGGCACTTCGGGGCAGGGTTTCACGTGGAACGTGACGGATGCCTCCACCGCCGCCGGCGGACTGAAGTCGGGTCAGTACGCGGCGGTCGTGACCATCCCCTCGAACTTCTCGGCGTCGTACGTGTCGATCTCGGGCACCTCGCCGGTGCAGGCTGAGCTGCAGGTGCAGACCAACGGCGCCAACAGCTACGTCACCGAGATGCTCGCCAGCGCGCTCTCCACGAACCTCCAGGCGGCCTTGTCGACCCAGGCCACGAAGCAGTTCGTCACCACCACGCTCGGCGCGTTCACCACGCTGAACGGATCGATCGGCCAGGCGGCTTCGGCTGCCTCGGAGCTCGCGGGCGGGGCCGATCAGCTCACCACGGGAGCCGGGCAGCTCGCCACGGGTCTCGCGACGGCAGCCACCGGCGGCGCCGAGCTCAACACGGGTGCGCAGGCGCTGGCGGGTGGTTTGAACGAGATCTCAACGGCGACGGCCGACCTGCCGGAGTACGCCGACCTCCTGGCCGAGGGCACGGCCGGGGTCTCATCGGGCATCACCTTCCTCAAAGGGCGCCTTGCCGACGAGACAGTGAACTCCTACGGCATCGATCAATCGCAGAAGGATCTCGAGTCGACGATCGCGGCACTCCGCAGCGAGGTCGCGGGAGGCTTGCCGACCGACGAGATCGTACGGAGGCTCGACCGGATCGAGCTGGACGCTGCCGGCATCAGGGTGCGCTCCTTCGGGGTCACGCTCGGTCTCGGTCTCGACGCGCTCGGTGTCACGGCGCTCGAGGGAGCATCGAACCAGGTCAGTGCCGGGGCCGCGCAGTTCGCGGCCGACATCCCGCAGCTCACCGACGGCATCTCGCAGGCTTCCTCCGGCGCCACCCAGCTGGCGGCCGGCACAGCGGGCCTCTCCGACGGCCTGAACCAGCTCTCGGCAGGAGCGGCGCAACTCACCCCCGGGGCCGCACAACTCGCATCCGGAACCCACCAGCTGGCCGACGGTCTGCAGCAGGCCACCGACCAGATCCCCACGTACACCACCGCCCAGGAGGACACGATCTCGACCGTGGTCGCGAACCCCGTGGTGACCGAGCAGTCCGACATCGCTGCTCTGCCGAGTCCGGCGGCCGCGATCGCCGCCGTCGCCGTGCCGATGGCCCTCTGGATCGGCGCCTTCGCCATCTACCTCCTGCTGACGCCCTTCACCCGGCGCGGCCTCGCCTCCACCGCCTCCACCTTCCGGGTCGTGGTCGGCTCGCTCTGGCCGGCCGTCGTGCTCGGGCTCGTGCAGGCGGCGGTCGTGGCGACCGTGCTGTTCTTCGTGGGTGCCCATCCGGCACACGTCGCGGGGAGCATCCTGTTCTCCCTCTTCATGTCGTTCGCGTTCGTGACCCTGCACCAGGGGCTCGTGGCCCTGTTCGGACAGGCGGGGCGCTTGCTCTCGCTGGGGCTCGTCGTGGTGCAGATCGCGGCGGCCGCCGTCATCATCCCGAACGGATTGAGTTCCCCGCTCTACACCGGACTTTCGAGCCTGCTCCCGCTATCGCATGCCATCACGGGCATGCAAGCGTTGATCGGTGGCGGTTCCCTCGCCGTCGTGGCGCAGGAAGCCGTCGTGCTCCTGGTGTTCGCGGCGATCGGGCTCGCTCTCAGCCTCATCGCGGTGACCCGTCACCGATCGCGCAGCCTGGTGCAGATCGTGCCTCTGGCACCCTCGCCGGTCGCCACCTAA
- a CDS encoding MMPL family transporter, with protein MATLLYRIGRFAARRSIAVIVGWVVILGLFVGGAQLLGGTLSTSFEIPGTESQQAIDMLDQRFPQASGGTAKVIFVAPTGGQVSSFESQIAAADTSLAALDHVTSVTGPFDANVTGQVNDDGTMAYSTIQYGVPTTSLTPADDAAVVAIGDQAATGGMTVAYANVADPPAEGIDYTEVIGLVVAFIVLLITFGSLLAAGMPLVTAVIGVAITTTTITIASGFVDISSTAPLLATMLGLAVGIDYALFIVSRHRAQLIRGMDPKESAAIAVSTAGSAVVFAALTVIIALLGLSVVQIPFLTVMGLGAAISVVIAVIVALTLLPAIMGLLGKRMTPKPTSRAARRELAADGTHRTMGARWVKLITAKPIITVGVVVIGLAIVALPAGSMRLTLPDAGYDPPGSQSREGYDLLAEGFGPGFNGPLLVTADISKTLDISGALTALHDQFAGLDDVESVSQGIPNTTADMAIVSIIPDSAPDSVQTEDLVNTIRGMAPGFEEANGFTYQVTGTTALGIDVSARLADALLPFAIVVVGLCIILLTIVFRSLAVPISATIGYLLSVGASFGIVTAVFEWGWFADLLGVAKVGPVISFFPILLMAVLFGLAMDYQVFLVSRMREEHVKGADPHTAVRHGFIGAARVVTAAACIMFAVFASFVPGGSAVLQPIALGLAAGVFIDAFLVRMTFIPAVMMLLGRLAWALPAPLRRILPNVDLEGEGVREMLDATAWRPLDEGEHPFAIAAERTIVEAADAASFGVRAEPGDLVVVTGAASTHPDAVVAAIAGRQRVLSGHLRVLDNALPFQAAALRRHSVLVERPVDLDAPAVRLALPPGALSVLERLRRDLGEELDDLWGTAAAAEWTYQVALAAVSKARLVAIDGTGIPTAHLQHALGIVHGALPLGTTLVVAHHGARLEAGARPVVVVELQPAPLVPEPLPEIAELVPAAGAPDASTADDPSPAGDEHPTQNPTPEPGATSSATSTEKR; from the coding sequence CCGCTAGACGGAGCATCGCCGTCATCGTCGGCTGGGTCGTCATCCTCGGTCTGTTCGTCGGAGGAGCCCAGCTGCTCGGCGGAACGCTCTCGACCTCGTTCGAGATTCCGGGTACCGAGTCGCAGCAGGCGATCGACATGCTCGATCAGCGTTTCCCACAGGCATCCGGCGGCACGGCCAAGGTCATCTTCGTGGCTCCGACGGGCGGTCAGGTCAGCTCGTTCGAGTCGCAGATCGCCGCGGCCGACACCTCGCTGGCCGCGCTCGATCACGTGACGAGCGTCACCGGCCCCTTCGATGCGAACGTGACCGGTCAGGTCAACGACGACGGAACCATGGCGTACTCCACGATCCAGTACGGCGTGCCGACGACATCCCTCACGCCCGCCGACGACGCGGCCGTGGTGGCGATCGGCGACCAGGCGGCGACCGGCGGAATGACGGTGGCCTACGCGAACGTGGCCGATCCGCCGGCCGAAGGCATCGATTACACCGAGGTGATCGGTCTGGTGGTGGCGTTCATCGTGCTGCTGATCACCTTCGGTTCACTGCTGGCCGCCGGGATGCCGCTGGTCACCGCGGTGATCGGCGTCGCCATCACGACGACCACCATCACGATCGCCTCGGGATTCGTCGACATCTCATCGACCGCTCCCCTGCTGGCGACCATGCTGGGGCTCGCCGTCGGCATCGACTACGCCCTGTTCATCGTGTCGCGGCATCGGGCACAGCTCATCCGCGGGATGGACCCGAAGGAATCCGCGGCGATCGCCGTGTCGACCGCGGGCAGCGCAGTGGTGTTCGCGGCGCTGACGGTGATCATCGCGCTGCTCGGCCTCTCGGTGGTGCAGATCCCGTTCCTCACCGTGATGGGGCTCGGCGCCGCCATCTCGGTAGTCATCGCCGTGATCGTGGCCCTCACCTTGCTGCCCGCCATCATGGGCCTGCTGGGCAAACGGATGACGCCGAAGCCCACGTCGCGGGCCGCGCGACGTGAGCTCGCCGCCGACGGAACCCACCGCACCATGGGTGCACGGTGGGTGAAGCTCATCACCGCGAAGCCGATAATCACCGTCGGTGTCGTCGTCATCGGGCTCGCGATCGTGGCGCTGCCGGCCGGATCGATGCGGCTCACGCTGCCCGACGCGGGATACGACCCGCCCGGCTCGCAGTCGCGCGAGGGCTATGACCTGCTGGCCGAGGGTTTCGGGCCCGGGTTCAATGGCCCGCTCCTCGTGACCGCCGACATCTCGAAGACGCTCGACATCAGCGGCGCGCTCACCGCGCTGCACGACCAGTTCGCGGGGCTCGACGACGTCGAATCGGTGAGTCAGGGCATCCCGAACACCACGGCCGACATGGCGATCGTGTCGATCATCCCCGACAGCGCACCCGACAGCGTGCAGACCGAAGATCTGGTGAACACGATCCGGGGCATGGCGCCCGGCTTCGAGGAGGCCAACGGATTCACCTACCAGGTGACCGGCACCACCGCCCTCGGCATCGACGTCTCGGCGAGGCTCGCCGACGCGCTGCTGCCGTTCGCGATCGTCGTGGTGGGGCTGTGCATCATCCTGCTCACCATCGTGTTCCGCTCGCTGGCGGTGCCGATCTCGGCCACCATCGGCTACCTGCTCTCGGTGGGCGCCTCGTTCGGCATCGTGACCGCGGTCTTCGAGTGGGGCTGGTTCGCCGACCTCCTCGGCGTGGCGAAGGTGGGGCCGGTGATCAGCTTCTTCCCCATCCTCTTGATGGCGGTGTTGTTCGGGTTGGCCATGGACTACCAGGTCTTCCTGGTGTCGCGGATGCGCGAGGAGCACGTGAAGGGTGCCGACCCGCACACCGCGGTGCGGCACGGGTTCATCGGCGCCGCACGGGTGGTGACGGCCGCCGCCTGCATCATGTTCGCCGTGTTCGCGTCGTTCGTGCCGGGCGGCAGCGCGGTGCTGCAGCCGATCGCTCTGGGCCTTGCCGCCGGTGTGTTCATCGATGCGTTCCTGGTGCGGATGACATTCATTCCCGCGGTCATGATGCTGCTCGGCCGGCTGGCCTGGGCGCTGCCGGCGCCGCTCCGGCGCATCCTGCCGAACGTCGACCTCGAGGGCGAGGGGGTGCGGGAGATGCTCGACGCGACCGCGTGGCGTCCGCTCGACGAGGGCGAGCATCCGTTCGCCATCGCCGCCGAACGCACCATCGTCGAAGCCGCCGACGCCGCATCGTTCGGCGTGCGCGCCGAGCCCGGCGACCTCGTGGTGGTGACGGGGGCGGCGTCGACGCATCCGGATGCCGTGGTGGCCGCCATCGCGGGGCGCCAGCGGGTGCTCTCAGGCCATCTGCGCGTGCTCGACAATGCGCTGCCGTTCCAGGCGGCGGCCCTGCGTCGCCACTCGGTGTTGGTGGAGCGTCCGGTCGACCTCGACGCCCCCGCGGTGCGGCTCGCGCTGCCCCCCGGAGCGCTCAGCGTGCTCGAACGGCTCCGGCGCGACCTCGGCGAGGAACTCGACGACCTCTGGGGTACCGCCGCCGCGGCCGAGTGGACCTACCAGGTCGCGCTCGCTGCGGTGTCGAAGGCGCGTCTCGTGGCCATCGACGGCACGGGCATCCCGACCGCCCACCTCCAGCACGCGCTCGGCATCGTGCACGGAGCGTTGCCGCTCGGAACGACGCTCGTCGTCGCCCACCACGGCGCACGGCTCGAGGCGGGTGCACGACCGGTCGTGGTGGTCGAGCTGCAACCGGCGCCCCTGGTGCCGGAGCCCCTTCCTGAGATCGCGGAACTCGTGCCTGCCGCGGGGGCCCCGGATGCCTCCACTGCCGATGACCCATCGCCCGCCGGCGACGAACACCCGACCCAGAACCCGACCCCCGAGCCGGGTGCGACCAGCAGTGCGACCAGCACAGAGAAGAGGTGA